The Oceanibaculum nanhaiense genome includes a region encoding these proteins:
- a CDS encoding DUF4886 domain-containing protein, producing MSITLKKLRRLTQATALTFTLALAVTGAAFAASAPAVKGPQVEAPKRVLLVGNSYLYYNDSLHNHLRRMVAAGDAELGKALQYKSATIGGATLAHHNVDWLTGPGQIGVKEPFELVILQGHSAAALSDKRQAAFKEAAAAHAKIIAERGGKVALYMTHAYVAPHKLAKPENIGQIDDFYVATGNELGALVIPVGLAFDEAYKRDPQVKLHNAQDHSHPSLLGSYLAAATVYATIYGKSPVGNGYDAYGQIDAKTAAFLQQVAQDTVSGFFARK from the coding sequence ATGTCCATTACCCTGAAGAAGCTGCGACGGCTGACACAGGCCACAGCGCTTACGTTCACGCTCGCCCTGGCCGTCACCGGTGCTGCCTTTGCCGCCTCTGCGCCGGCGGTGAAGGGGCCGCAGGTCGAGGCGCCGAAGCGTGTGCTGCTGGTCGGCAACAGCTACCTTTACTACAATGACAGCCTGCATAATCACCTGCGCCGCATGGTGGCGGCGGGCGATGCCGAGCTTGGCAAGGCGTTGCAGTACAAGTCGGCGACCATCGGCGGCGCCACCCTGGCGCACCACAATGTTGATTGGCTGACCGGGCCGGGGCAGATTGGCGTTAAGGAGCCGTTCGAGCTGGTGATCCTGCAGGGCCACAGCGCAGCCGCCCTGTCGGACAAGCGGCAGGCGGCTTTCAAGGAAGCCGCAGCGGCGCATGCGAAGATCATCGCGGAGCGCGGCGGCAAGGTCGCCCTCTACATGACGCATGCCTATGTCGCCCCGCACAAGCTGGCGAAGCCGGAGAATATCGGGCAGATCGACGATTTCTACGTCGCGACCGGCAACGAGCTGGGGGCGCTGGTCATCCCGGTAGGCCTTGCCTTCGATGAAGCCTACAAGCGCGATCCGCAGGTCAAGCTGCACAATGCGCAGGATCACAGCCACCCGTCACTGCTCGGCAGCTACCTCGCCGCCGCCACGGTCTATGCGACGATCTACGGCAAGTCGCCGGTCGGCAATGGCTATGACGCCTATGGTCAGATCGACGCCAAGACGGCGGCGTTCCTGCAGCAGGTGGCACAGGATACGGTGAGCGGCTTCTTCGCCCGGAAGTAG